The following are encoded in a window of Salinigranum halophilum genomic DNA:
- a CDS encoding hemolysin family protein has protein sequence MTAALPFVVERASTAGALAQTATDTVLTPTTAVLGAAAIVVLLGVSAFFSGSEIAIFSMERHRLSALLETDEEVDPRAVVLQRLREDPHRLLVTILVGNNMVNIAMASIASVLLAATLSPELAVVATTLGMSALVLVFGEITPKSYGVANAERLALRVAGPLRTIERLLFPLVSLFDVVSRGLNRFTGGGSDIERPYITREEIEALLKTGERVGAIEETEHEMVEGVFELGSTTAREVMVPRVNLVAVDVETPLDEVIEVCATNRLTRVPVYQGTLDHVVGIADIRDAERARREGDTLDDVLLPTLQVPEGREIDDLLAEMQKERVTMVIVRDEFGETEGILTVEDILEEIVGEIFEVGEERLIRPTTDGLVVKGEVTVGEVNDVLGVDLVTEGEFETVAGLINAELGRIGDVGDSVVVDDVSLDVERVDGHRIRRVRIRPVVDDAAATTDGDESATEERASDPGAQSNVSPDADER, from the coding sequence ATGACTGCCGCCTTGCCGTTCGTCGTCGAGCGCGCGTCGACGGCCGGTGCGCTCGCACAGACGGCGACCGATACGGTCCTCACCCCGACCACGGCCGTCCTCGGCGCAGCCGCCATCGTCGTGCTCCTCGGCGTCTCCGCGTTCTTCTCCGGGAGCGAGATCGCCATCTTCTCGATGGAACGGCACCGCCTCTCGGCTCTCCTCGAAACCGACGAGGAGGTCGACCCGCGCGCCGTGGTGCTCCAGCGACTTCGCGAGGACCCGCACCGACTCCTCGTCACCATCCTCGTCGGAAACAACATGGTCAACATCGCGATGGCGAGTATCGCCTCGGTCCTCCTGGCGGCGACGCTCTCGCCCGAACTCGCCGTCGTCGCGACGACGCTCGGTATGAGCGCGCTCGTCCTCGTCTTCGGCGAGATTACGCCCAAGTCGTACGGTGTCGCCAACGCCGAACGCCTCGCGCTCCGCGTCGCGGGCCCGCTCCGGACCATCGAGCGCCTGCTCTTCCCGCTCGTCTCCCTCTTCGACGTCGTCTCCCGCGGACTCAACCGGTTCACCGGCGGCGGCAGCGACATCGAGCGCCCCTACATCACCCGCGAGGAGATCGAGGCACTCCTGAAGACGGGCGAGCGCGTCGGCGCGATCGAGGAGACCGAACACGAGATGGTCGAGGGCGTCTTCGAACTCGGCTCGACAACCGCGCGGGAAGTGATGGTCCCACGGGTGAACCTCGTCGCCGTCGACGTGGAGACGCCCCTCGACGAGGTCATCGAAGTGTGTGCGACGAACCGCCTCACGCGGGTCCCCGTCTACCAGGGTACGCTCGACCACGTCGTCGGGATTGCCGACATCCGCGACGCCGAGCGCGCCCGCCGCGAGGGTGACACGCTCGACGACGTCCTCCTCCCCACCCTGCAGGTCCCCGAGGGCCGCGAGATCGACGACCTCCTCGCCGAGATGCAGAAAGAACGCGTCACGATGGTCATCGTCCGCGACGAGTTCGGCGAGACCGAGGGGATTCTCACCGTCGAGGACATCCTCGAGGAGATCGTCGGGGAGATATTCGAGGTGGGCGAGGAACGGCTCATCCGTCCCACGACGGACGGTCTCGTGGTCAAAGGCGAGGTGACCGTGGGCGAGGTGAACGACGTCCTCGGCGTCGACCTCGTCACCGAGGGCGAGTTCGAGACCGTCGCCGGGCTCATCAACGCCGAACTCGGCCGCATCGGCGACGTCGGCGACAGCGTCGTCGTCGACGACGTCTCCCTTGACGTCGAGCGCGTCGACGGTCACCGTATCCGCCGGGTCCGCATCCGCCCGGTCGTCGACGACGCGGCGGCCACAACTGACGGTGACGAGAGCGCGACCGAGGAGAGAGCGTCGGACCCGGGGGCGCAGTCGAACGTGTCACCTGACGCCGACGAACGCTGA
- the kdgK1 gene encoding bifunctional 2-dehydro-3-deoxygluconokinase/2-dehydro-3-deoxygalactonokinase — MTDLVTFGETMLRLSPPRGERLERTRSFDVQAGGAESNVAVAASLLGLDSVWLSKLPDSPLGRRVVRELRGHGVRTGVVWDKRDEKRLGTYYLEHGGAPRGTEVIYDRADASVTTATPEELATGVVANADTFYTSGITPALSETLRETTAALFEVATQGGTTTAFDLNYRSKLWSPTAAKETYEALLPHVDVLFAAERDAREVLDRDGDAVQLAHGLATEFGSDTVVLTRGEQGALGIRGGEVYEQPVFEADTFDAIGTGDAFVGGFLTARAAGADVERCLTYGAATASLKRTIDGDLALVTPAEVEAVIAEDGDSISR, encoded by the coding sequence ATGACAGACCTCGTGACCTTCGGCGAGACGATGCTTCGACTCTCGCCGCCGCGCGGTGAGCGGCTCGAACGGACCCGTTCGTTCGACGTCCAGGCGGGCGGGGCCGAGAGCAACGTCGCCGTGGCGGCCTCGCTGCTCGGACTCGACTCGGTGTGGCTCTCGAAACTCCCCGACTCACCGCTCGGTCGGCGGGTCGTGCGCGAACTCCGCGGTCACGGCGTCCGGACCGGCGTCGTGTGGGACAAACGCGACGAGAAGCGCCTCGGGACCTACTACCTCGAACACGGCGGCGCGCCGCGCGGGACGGAGGTCATCTACGACCGGGCCGACGCCTCGGTGACGACGGCGACGCCCGAGGAGCTCGCGACGGGCGTCGTCGCGAACGCGGACACCTTCTACACCAGCGGCATCACCCCCGCACTCTCGGAGACGCTCCGAGAGACGACGGCCGCGCTGTTCGAGGTCGCGACGCAGGGCGGGACGACGACGGCGTTCGACCTGAACTACCGGTCGAAGCTGTGGTCGCCCACAGCGGCGAAGGAGACGTACGAGGCGCTCTTGCCCCACGTGGACGTGCTGTTCGCGGCCGAGCGCGACGCCCGCGAGGTCCTCGACCGCGACGGCGACGCGGTCCAGCTCGCACACGGCCTGGCGACGGAGTTCGGCTCCGACACGGTCGTCCTCACCCGCGGGGAGCAGGGCGCGCTGGGCATCCGCGGCGGCGAGGTGTACGAGCAGCCGGTGTTCGAGGCCGACACGTTCGACGCCATCGGCACGGGCGACGCCTTCGTCGGCGGCTTTCTCACCGCTCGGGCCGCGGGAGCCGACGTCGAGCGGTGTCTCACCTACGGCGCGGCGACGGCCTCGCTCAAACGGACCATCGACGGCGACCTCGCGCTGGTCACGCCCGCGGAGGTCGAGGCGGTCATCGCCGAGGACGGCGACAGTATCTCGCGGTAG
- a CDS encoding dihydrolipoyl dehydrogenase family protein: MHVALIGAYGSAGTAVAGRLVDHLGDELSRLTLVDDGDPGGGLCILRGCMPSKEVISAAGHRYSARHDDRLRGTTPELDLERVVETKDGHVENFARHRRAAVHDMAEREGVEFRHERATFVDDRTLRLAPSGDELTPDYVVVATGSTINVPDLPGIDTVDPLTSADVLDATSLPESGVVMGFGYIGLELVPYLAEAGVDLTVVEHDARPLDEADPDFGDELLDIYREEFDIEVLTHAYEQRVEATDEGVRMHLEHDGEAETREAAALFVFTGRRPDVDGLGLENTAVEPGRGWVDDTMQAREDPRLFVVGDVNGKEPILHVAKEQGFVAADNILAHATGTELVEYQNVHHHVVFSAAGVYPYVRVGHSAASATEAGIDHVTVTRRASDDGVFKTKAAPRGLATLVVRGDGTVLGYQGMHYHADVMAKTMQFAVEMGLDVHEVPDRAYHPTTPEILDGLFREAKAELAER; this comes from the coding sequence ATGCACGTCGCGCTCATCGGTGCGTACGGGAGTGCCGGAACCGCCGTCGCCGGCCGCCTCGTCGACCACCTCGGGGACGAACTCTCGCGGCTGACGCTCGTCGACGATGGCGACCCCGGCGGGGGGCTCTGTATCCTCCGGGGCTGTATGCCGTCGAAGGAGGTCATCTCGGCCGCGGGCCACCGCTACAGCGCCCGCCACGACGACCGGCTGCGCGGGACGACACCGGAGTTGGACCTCGAACGAGTGGTCGAGACGAAGGACGGCCACGTCGAGAACTTCGCGCGCCACCGCCGGGCGGCCGTCCACGACATGGCCGAACGGGAGGGCGTCGAGTTCCGTCACGAGCGGGCGACGTTCGTCGACGACCGGACGCTCAGACTCGCCCCGAGCGGCGACGAACTCACCCCCGACTACGTCGTCGTCGCCACCGGGTCGACCATCAACGTCCCGGACCTGCCCGGCATCGACACGGTCGACCCGCTCACGAGCGCGGACGTCCTCGACGCCACCTCGCTGCCCGAGTCGGGCGTCGTCATGGGGTTCGGGTACATCGGGCTGGAGCTGGTGCCCTACCTGGCCGAAGCCGGCGTCGACCTCACCGTCGTCGAACACGACGCGCGCCCGCTGGACGAGGCCGACCCCGACTTCGGCGACGAGCTGCTCGACATCTACCGCGAGGAGTTCGATATCGAGGTGCTCACCCACGCGTACGAACAGCGGGTCGAGGCGACAGACGAGGGTGTCCGGATGCATCTCGAACACGACGGAGAGGCGGAGACGCGCGAGGCAGCGGCGCTCTTCGTCTTCACGGGGCGGCGGCCGGACGTGGACGGGCTCGGCCTAGAGAACACCGCCGTCGAGCCGGGACGAGGATGGGTCGACGACACGATGCAGGCGCGCGAGGACCCCCGGCTGTTCGTCGTCGGCGACGTGAACGGGAAAGAACCCATCCTCCACGTCGCCAAGGAACAGGGGTTCGTCGCGGCCGACAACATCCTTGCGCACGCGACGGGCACAGAGCTGGTCGAGTACCAGAACGTCCACCACCACGTCGTCTTCTCGGCGGCGGGCGTCTACCCCTACGTCCGCGTCGGCCACTCGGCGGCGTCTGCCACAGAAGCCGGAATCGACCACGTCACGGTCACGCGACGCGCCAGCGACGACGGCGTGTTCAAGACGAAGGCCGCCCCCCGGGGGCTGGCGACGCTCGTCGTCCGCGGCGACGGGACCGTGTTGGGGTATCAGGGGATGCACTATCACGCGGACGTGATGGCGAAGACGATGCAGTTCGCCGTCGAGATGGGGCTCGACGTCCACGAGGTCCCCGACCGGGCGTACCACCCCACGACCCCGGAAATCCTCGACGGACTGTTCCGCGAAGCGAAAGCCGAACTCGCAGAGCGGTAG
- a CDS encoding proton-conducting transporter transmembrane domain-containing protein, whose product MKGPNHTRLVGQLPTETTESTTVVPAVFTRLVWVLWLLSTGLLAARLTAGGPWDVAGVFVVDGLTLLMWVVVTFFSGIVHSYSRRYMAGSRDLTRFFTRVFAFTLAVMVLVAADHVVVFAAAWLAMGLVMADLIGYARDWPQAQAAATVARRYFLASTGLLVVAVAVLWNTTGAVTVSGLATAVDGGASTTVLVAAVALVLAAMVQSALLPFHTWLLSSMTAPTPASALMHAGFVNAGGILLVRFGPVVTVDPTLLLLVVVVGAASALGGKLAKSVQSDVKRQLGCSTVGQMGFMIMQVGLGFFGAAITHLILHGFYKAYLFLSSGEQVSRTAPAASRSGSETPGLVGTAVVLSTALVGGALFAILTGKGTSLDSGVLLALLVVLMTLQAARTVVGRTALPATVRYGAVPLVFLPAIAVYAAVYTAVTRLLADLAIVTAPLPLSVPVGVVVAAFVVTYVVTETGRYQHSQRLYVALLNATQPPKRTLLTKTEEYNEY is encoded by the coding sequence ATGAAAGGACCGAACCATACGCGGCTGGTGGGACAGCTCCCGACCGAGACGACGGAATCGACGACTGTGGTGCCGGCGGTGTTCACGCGACTCGTCTGGGTGCTCTGGCTACTGAGCACGGGTCTGCTCGCCGCTCGACTCACCGCCGGTGGCCCGTGGGACGTCGCCGGCGTGTTCGTCGTCGACGGCCTGACCCTCCTGATGTGGGTGGTCGTCACGTTCTTCAGCGGCATCGTCCACAGCTACTCGCGCCGGTACATGGCCGGGAGCCGGGACCTCACCCGGTTCTTCACGCGTGTGTTCGCGTTCACGCTGGCAGTGATGGTGCTGGTCGCAGCCGACCACGTCGTCGTGTTCGCGGCCGCGTGGCTGGCGATGGGGCTGGTGATGGCCGACCTCATCGGATACGCCCGTGACTGGCCGCAGGCGCAGGCCGCAGCGACGGTCGCACGCCGGTACTTCCTGGCGAGCACTGGCCTGCTCGTCGTCGCCGTCGCGGTGCTGTGGAACACGACCGGTGCGGTGACCGTCTCCGGTCTCGCGACGGCAGTCGACGGGGGCGCGTCGACCACGGTGTTGGTCGCGGCCGTGGCGCTCGTCCTCGCGGCGATGGTCCAGTCCGCGCTGTTGCCGTTTCACACCTGGCTGCTCTCCTCGATGACGGCACCGACGCCGGCGTCGGCGCTGATGCACGCCGGCTTCGTCAACGCGGGCGGCATCCTGCTGGTGCGGTTCGGCCCCGTGGTGACCGTCGACCCGACCCTGCTGCTGCTCGTGGTCGTCGTTGGGGCGGCGAGCGCCCTGGGCGGAAAACTCGCGAAATCCGTTCAGTCAGACGTCAAGCGCCAACTCGGCTGCTCGACGGTCGGGCAGATGGGGTTCATGATTATGCAGGTCGGCCTCGGCTTCTTCGGCGCCGCGATTACCCACCTCATCCTCCACGGGTTCTACAAGGCCTACCTGTTCCTCTCCTCGGGTGAGCAGGTGAGCCGGACCGCGCCGGCCGCGTCCAGGTCGGGGTCGGAGACTCCCGGCCTGGTCGGCACCGCAGTCGTCCTGTCGACGGCACTCGTCGGCGGGGCGCTGTTCGCGATTCTCACGGGCAAGGGCACGAGCCTCGACAGCGGCGTGTTACTGGCGCTGCTCGTCGTGTTGATGACCCTGCAGGCGGCCCGGACCGTCGTCGGGCGCACCGCGCTCCCGGCGACCGTCCGCTACGGCGCGGTGCCGCTCGTCTTCCTTCCCGCCATCGCGGTGTACGCGGCGGTGTACACCGCGGTCACGCGGCTGCTGGCCGACCTCGCCATCGTCACCGCACCGCTACCGCTGAGCGTTCCCGTCGGTGTCGTCGTCGCCGCGTTCGTCGTCACCTACGTGGTCACCGAGACCGGCCGTTACCAGCACAGCCAGCGGCTGTACGTCGCGCTCTTGAACGCGACGCAGCCACCGAAGCGTACCCTGCTGACGAAGACGGAGGAGTACAATGAGTACTGA
- a CDS encoding phosphate-starvation-inducible PsiE family protein, with protein MRWLEMGAAYFLVALFAIGVFDLGLSLYELLVSGRFTDPNAVIDLIDTVLLLLIIVEVFQTVIAFSRNEPVIRIVINAALIAIARKVISYRPGEYASIEDAFVAAGSFTLLLAVLILAFFVIRQVDIEPLESEL; from the coding sequence ATGCGGTGGCTAGAGATGGGGGCCGCGTACTTCCTGGTGGCGCTGTTTGCCATCGGCGTCTTCGACCTCGGACTGTCCCTGTACGAACTGCTCGTCTCGGGGCGATTCACCGACCCCAACGCCGTCATCGACCTCATCGACACCGTCCTCCTCCTCTTGATTATCGTCGAGGTGTTCCAGACCGTAATCGCTTTCAGCCGGAACGAGCCCGTCATCCGCATCGTCATCAACGCGGCGCTCATCGCCATCGCCCGGAAGGTCATCAGCTACCGTCCGGGTGAGTACGCCTCCATCGAAGACGCCTTCGTCGCGGCGGGGTCGTTCACGCTCCTCTTGGCTGTGCTCATTCTCGCGTTCTTCGTCATCCGCCAGGTCGACATCGAACCGCTCGAATCAGAGCTCTAG
- a CDS encoding DUF7511 domain-containing protein, with the protein MSDTNDCDAGSTGGASRDAAPFGLDLGPEPDADADTVRHFCGHVEEYDDAPDECTIFPRVPSEDLPRTTAWLTAQEGSYLSLEENR; encoded by the coding sequence ATGTCTGACACGAACGACTGCGACGCCGGCTCCACCGGGGGGGCGAGTCGGGACGCAGCCCCGTTCGGTCTCGACCTCGGGCCCGAACCGGACGCTGACGCCGACACTGTGAGACACTTCTGCGGTCACGTCGAGGAGTACGACGACGCGCCCGACGAGTGTACCATCTTCCCGCGGGTCCCCTCGGAGGACCTCCCGCGGACGACAGCCTGGCTGACCGCACAGGAAGGGTCGTACCTCTCTCTCGAAGAGAACCGGTGA
- a CDS encoding SDR family oxidoreductase, which yields MSVEYDFEGQVVLVTGAGGALGGGVVEAFTAGGATVAAADLLEPDEVDLPDGATYYQGDFTDEEAVADTVERVVDAHGGIDALVNVAGTWRGGSPVDETDVELFDFLFDVNLKTMFLASKHALSHLRESDGGAIVSVSARSSLEGGTGDSVYRATKAGVRLITESIAEENRGEVRANAIMPSVIDTPANREMMPDADHDSWPTPAEIAEVICFLCSDASGVTSGAAVPVYGEA from the coding sequence ATGTCAGTCGAGTACGATTTCGAGGGGCAGGTAGTACTGGTGACCGGAGCGGGCGGAGCACTCGGCGGGGGCGTCGTCGAGGCGTTCACCGCCGGCGGGGCGACCGTCGCCGCCGCGGACCTGCTGGAGCCGGACGAGGTCGACCTCCCCGACGGGGCGACGTACTACCAGGGAGACTTCACCGACGAAGAGGCAGTCGCCGACACCGTCGAACGCGTGGTCGACGCACACGGCGGCATCGACGCGCTCGTCAACGTCGCCGGGACCTGGCGCGGCGGGAGTCCCGTCGACGAGACGGACGTCGAACTGTTCGACTTCCTCTTCGACGTCAACCTCAAGACCATGTTCCTCGCGTCGAAACACGCGCTGTCTCACCTGCGGGAGTCCGACGGAGGAGCGATCGTCTCCGTCTCCGCGCGGTCGTCGCTCGAAGGAGGAACGGGCGACAGCGTCTACCGCGCGACGAAGGCCGGCGTCCGACTCATCACCGAGAGCATCGCCGAAGAGAACCGTGGCGAGGTGCGCGCGAACGCCATCATGCCGAGCGTCATCGACACCCCGGCGAACCGCGAGATGATGCCCGACGCCGACCACGACTCGTGGCCGACGCCCGCGGAGATCGCCGAGGTCATCTGCTTCCTCTGTAGCGACGCCTCTGGGGTGACGAGCGGGGCCGCCGTACCGGTGTACGGCGAGGCCTGA
- a CDS encoding Cdc6/Cdc18 family protein, translating to MSELTDVEATTLTHRVVLLGIAELGGSDAVPAHAGEVVSVCIDNLGDVDGDVVGRLSEADVARALNELEDTGLVDRADVGDTSAVGKGRPAYVLAMESEALCEALEDDDRLTSLVDHVEAVCH from the coding sequence ATGAGCGAACTCACCGACGTCGAAGCGACGACACTCACGCATCGGGTGGTGCTGCTCGGAATCGCCGAGTTGGGCGGGAGCGACGCGGTCCCCGCACACGCGGGCGAGGTCGTGAGCGTCTGTATCGACAACCTCGGCGACGTCGACGGCGACGTCGTCGGACGGCTCTCGGAAGCCGACGTCGCCCGCGCGCTCAACGAACTCGAAGACACCGGACTGGTCGACCGCGCCGACGTCGGCGACACGTCCGCCGTCGGGAAGGGTCGCCCCGCGTACGTCCTCGCGATGGAGAGCGAGGCGCTGTGTGAGGCGCTCGAAGACGACGACCGGCTGACGTCGCTCGTCGACCACGTCGAGGCGGTCTGTCACTGA
- the fer gene encoding ferredoxin Fer: MDSPFDVLSIEPDASEAEIDRAYRKRVLETHPDQGGSAVEFQRVRAAYEQVKSGELVDPEAEWEDPAPPASNGHDDGSEAEAAESADAAESEGADEAAGVDGDADADADVDGRRVEFLNYDVLSDHGWSLDDDDLFEKASAADLAPDDYGRVLVRPRESLLEAAEERGFTWPYSCRGGACANCAVAVVEGEMEMPAGQILTPEFIDQGIRLSCISAPTTDEAKVVFNVKHLPGLDELRLPPRQFDQAQAND; this comes from the coding sequence GTGGACAGCCCCTTCGACGTGCTCTCGATCGAACCAGACGCGAGCGAAGCGGAAATCGACCGGGCGTACCGCAAGCGCGTTCTGGAGACCCATCCCGACCAGGGCGGCTCGGCCGTGGAGTTCCAGCGCGTCAGGGCGGCGTACGAACAGGTCAAGTCCGGCGAACTGGTCGACCCCGAGGCCGAGTGGGAGGACCCCGCACCCCCGGCCTCGAACGGACACGACGACGGCTCCGAGGCCGAGGCGGCCGAATCGGCGGACGCGGCCGAATCGGAGGGGGCGGACGAGGCAGCCGGCGTCGACGGGGACGCGGACGCGGACGCGGACGTGGACGGGCGACGGGTCGAGTTCCTCAACTACGACGTCCTCTCGGACCACGGGTGGAGCCTCGACGACGACGACCTCTTCGAGAAGGCGTCGGCGGCGGACCTCGCGCCCGACGACTACGGGCGCGTCCTCGTCAGGCCACGGGAGTCACTCCTGGAGGCCGCCGAGGAGCGCGGCTTCACGTGGCCGTACTCGTGTCGCGGCGGGGCGTGTGCGAACTGTGCCGTCGCGGTCGTCGAGGGGGAGATGGAGATGCCGGCGGGACAGATTCTCACGCCGGAGTTCATCGACCAGGGCATCCGACTGTCGTGTATCAGCGCGCCGACCACCGACGAGGCGAAGGTCGTCTTCAACGTCAAACACCTGCCCGGGCTCGACGAACTCCGCCTCCCACCACGGCAGTTCGACCAGGCGCAGGCCAACGACTGA
- a CDS encoding Lrp/AsnC family transcriptional regulator gives MRDDEIDDVDRAILHALQEDARNLSSDEIADRAGIAGSTVRKRIKRLESNGIIKGYSADVDYGKSGYPLRMLLFCTASIPERGERIPDILAVDGVVSVQELVTGERNLLVTAVGESDDDITPIAQELLDMGLTVADEVLVRSHESTPFGEFAPE, from the coding sequence ATGCGAGACGACGAGATCGACGACGTCGACCGGGCGATCCTCCACGCGCTGCAGGAGGACGCGCGGAACCTCTCTTCGGACGAGATCGCCGACCGAGCCGGTATCGCGGGGAGTACGGTTCGGAAGCGCATCAAACGCCTCGAGTCGAACGGCATCATCAAGGGGTACAGCGCCGACGTCGACTACGGGAAGTCGGGCTACCCCCTCCGGATGCTCCTGTTCTGTACGGCCTCGATTCCCGAGCGCGGTGAACGCATCCCCGACATCCTGGCCGTCGACGGCGTCGTCTCGGTCCAGGAGCTGGTCACCGGCGAGCGAAACCTGCTCGTGACCGCCGTGGGAGAGTCCGACGACGACATCACGCCGATCGCACAGGAGCTGCTGGATATGGGACTGACGGTCGCCGACGAGGTCCTCGTCCGAAGCCACGAGTCGACACCGTTCGGCGAGTTCGCTCCCGAGTGA
- a CDS encoding CBS domain-containing protein, whose product MPPADDDRTREERLTTFDVAVREVMRRDVETVTPDASARTLVRQLHEADVGSVLVVDRTGAPVGIVTDSDVLALVVADSPLDETTAADCLSAPVVTVDAEAGIETAAEALREHGIDQVPVLDDGALAGVVSVRELSYYLPGLSLSDVTTRSGGEYAYEDRAAPGIDVGDVARFSKRLGDGDVRAFARASGDENPLHLDAEYAETTRFGHRIAHGVLTLGVVSAALARLPGLVIYLSQSVRFVGPVAVGDRVTAVCEVVDALGGGRFRLHTTVYDDDGEQVIEGEAVVLVEPDEEARA is encoded by the coding sequence ATGCCGCCAGCCGACGACGACCGTACGCGGGAGGAGCGACTCACCACGTTCGACGTCGCCGTCCGCGAGGTGATGCGGCGGGACGTCGAGACCGTCACGCCGGACGCCTCGGCGCGGACGCTGGTCCGACAGCTCCACGAGGCCGACGTCGGGTCCGTCCTCGTCGTCGACAGGACGGGCGCGCCGGTCGGTATCGTCACCGACTCGGACGTCCTCGCGCTCGTCGTCGCCGACAGCCCGCTCGACGAGACGACCGCTGCCGACTGTCTGTCCGCGCCGGTCGTGACGGTCGACGCCGAAGCCGGTATCGAGACGGCCGCCGAGGCCCTCCGCGAACACGGCATCGACCAGGTCCCCGTTCTCGACGACGGTGCGCTCGCCGGCGTCGTCTCGGTCCGGGAGCTCTCGTACTATCTGCCGGGACTGTCGCTGTCGGACGTGACAACGCGAAGCGGCGGGGAGTACGCGTACGAGGACCGCGCCGCGCCTGGCATCGACGTCGGCGACGTCGCCCGGTTCTCGAAGCGGCTCGGCGACGGCGACGTCCGGGCGTTCGCCCGCGCGAGCGGCGACGAGAACCCGCTGCACCTCGACGCCGAGTACGCCGAGACGACCCGATTCGGACACCGAATCGCCCACGGCGTCCTCACGCTCGGTGTCGTGAGCGCCGCGCTCGCCCGGTTGCCCGGGCTCGTCATCTACCTCTCACAGAGCGTCCGGTTCGTCGGCCCGGTCGCGGTCGGGGACCGCGTGACCGCCGTCTGTGAGGTGGTCGACGCCCTCGGCGGGGGCCGGTTCCGGCTCCACACGACCGTGTACGACGACGACGGCGAGCAGGTCATCGAGGGCGAGGCCGTCGTCTTAGTCGAGCCCGACGAGGAAGCGCGCGCGTGA